Proteins encoded by one window of Rubrobacter indicoceani:
- the rpmD gene encoding 50S ribosomal protein L30, with translation MSPLRVTQAKSIIDSQEKHRRTVRALGLKRIRDSRVHQDTPQIRGMLHKVRHLVTVEEVSEVSE, from the coding sequence ATGAGTCCTCTGAGGGTCACGCAGGCGAAGAGCATCATAGATTCGCAGGAGAAGCACAGGCGCACGGTCAGGGCGCTGGGCTTGAAGCGCATTCGCGACTCGCGGGTGCATCAGGACACGCCCCAGATACGGGGCATGCTCCACAAGGTCCGGCACCTCGTTACCGTCGAGGAAGTATCCGAGGTGAGTGAATAA
- the rplX gene encoding 50S ribosomal protein L24, whose protein sequence is MGLKIKKGDQVVVISGREKGKRGEVERVIPKKDRLVVEGVNTRKRHAQPSQNNPQGMFEFDAPIHVSNVMLIDPSSDEPTRVGYRFDDAGKKVRVAKRSGKDID, encoded by the coding sequence ATGGGACTCAAGATAAAAAAAGGCGATCAGGTCGTCGTCATCTCGGGCCGCGAGAAGGGCAAGCGCGGCGAGGTCGAGCGTGTGATCCCGAAAAAGGATCGCCTTGTGGTGGAGGGCGTCAACACCCGCAAGCGGCACGCGCAGCCGAGCCAGAACAACCCGCAGGGGATGTTCGAGTTCGACGCGCCGATACACGTCTCGAACGTCATGCTCATAGACCCGTCGAGCGACGAGCCCACGCGGGTCGGATACCGCTTCGACGACGCCGGCAAGAAGGTCCGGGTCGCGAAGCGTTCCGGGAAGGACATTGACTGA
- the rplE gene encoding 50S ribosomal protein L5: MASRLKEKYRAEVREKLRDRFEIQNPMRIPTIEKIVVNMGVGEAAVDARKMDGALADLAKITGQKAQVRRARKSIAGFKIREGMPVGARVTLRGERMWEFFDRLVTVALPRVRDFRGISPRSFDGKGNYALGLREQIIFPEISYDEIDATRGLDVAIVTTAETDDEARELLRMLGMPFREN; this comes from the coding sequence ATGGCTAGCAGGCTGAAAGAGAAATATCGGGCGGAGGTCCGGGAAAAGCTCAGGGACCGCTTCGAGATCCAGAACCCCATGCGCATCCCGACCATCGAGAAGATCGTGGTCAACATGGGCGTCGGCGAGGCCGCCGTGGACGCGAGAAAGATGGACGGCGCGCTTGCGGACCTCGCGAAGATCACGGGCCAGAAGGCTCAGGTCCGTCGCGCCCGGAAGTCCATCGCCGGGTTCAAGATCCGCGAGGGGATGCCCGTCGGCGCAAGGGTCACGCTTCGCGGCGAGAGGATGTGGGAGTTCTTTGACCGGCTCGTAACGGTTGCGCTCCCGAGGGTCAGGGACTTCCGGGGCATCAGCCCGAGGTCGTTTGACGGCAAGGGCAACTACGCGCTCGGGCTTCGGGAGCAGATTATCTTCCCGGAGATAAGCTACGACGAAATAGACGCGACACGCGGCCTCGACGTGGCGATAGTCACAACGGCGGAGACCGACGACGAGGCACGGGAGCTTCTTCGGATGCTCGGCATGCCCTTCAGGGAAAACTAG
- the rpsH gene encoding 30S ribosomal protein S8 produces MSVNDPIADFLTRIRNAGLAKHVTVSIPYSKMKAEIARILKEEGYVSEVSETGNGPERKIVVELKYGPDGDRAIHGMRRVSRPGRRTYRKQQEIPRVLDGLGVAILSTSQGILTDHKARSRGIGGEILCFVY; encoded by the coding sequence ATGTCTGTAAATGATCCCATAGCGGACTTCCTGACCCGGATCAGGAACGCCGGGCTTGCAAAGCACGTAACCGTGTCCATCCCCTACTCGAAGATGAAGGCCGAGATAGCCCGCATCCTGAAAGAGGAGGGCTACGTCTCCGAGGTCTCCGAGACGGGGAACGGCCCGGAGCGCAAGATTGTCGTTGAACTGAAGTATGGCCCCGACGGGGACCGCGCCATTCACGGGATGCGCCGCGTCAGCCGTCCCGGTCGCCGGACGTACAGGAAGCAGCAGGAGATACCTCGCGTCCTTGACGGCCTCGGCGTCGCCATACTCTCGACCTCTCAGGGGATACTCACCGACCACAAGGCGCGCAGCCGTGGTATCGGCGGCGAGATCCTCTGCTTCGTCTACTAG
- the rpsE gene encoding 30S ribosomal protein S5, with amino-acid sequence MGRPRNDNRSGGPGGGPGGPGGNRGGRGGGPGGQGGGPQGRGGRGGGPGGGRGRGGGRGRERDEFQDRVVEIRRVATVKKGGRRLNFSALVVVGDGNGRVGVGLGKANTVPAAIAKGQDRAKADMFQVPMRNTTIPHEVIGKFLSSDVLLKPASEGTGVIAGGGVRAVLELAGIKDILTKALGSTTPVNLVRATEQGLRSLRTKDQIEKSRGVKITL; translated from the coding sequence TTGGGTCGTCCAAGGAACGACAATAGAAGTGGCGGGCCGGGCGGCGGTCCGGGAGGTCCCGGTGGAAACCGGGGCGGACGCGGGGGTGGCCCCGGCGGTCAGGGCGGCGGTCCCCAGGGGCGCGGCGGTCGTGGCGGCGGTCCGGGTGGCGGTCGTGGTCGCGGCGGTGGTCGTGGTCGCGAGCGCGATGAGTTCCAGGACCGCGTCGTGGAGATCCGCCGCGTCGCCACCGTCAAGAAGGGCGGCCGTCGGCTGAACTTCAGCGCGCTCGTCGTTGTCGGCGACGGCAACGGTCGCGTCGGGGTCGGGCTTGGGAAAGCCAATACCGTCCCGGCGGCGATAGCCAAGGGACAGGACCGGGCAAAGGCCGACATGTTCCAGGTTCCGATGCGGAACACGACCATCCCGCACGAGGTCATCGGGAAGTTCCTTTCCTCGGACGTGCTTCTGAAGCCCGCTTCGGAAGGTACCGGGGTTATCGCGGGCGGCGGCGTCCGGGCGGTTCTGGAGCTTGCCGGGATCAAGGACATCCTGACAAAGGCGCTCGGTTCCACGACGCCGGTCAACCTTGTCCGGGCGACCGAGCAGGGGCTCAGGAGCCTCCGCACCAAAGACCAGATAGAGAAGTCGCGGGGGGTGAAGATCACGCTATGA
- a CDS encoding type Z 30S ribosomal protein S14: MTRKALLVKQRKQQKFSTREYNRCQRCGRAHGFYRKFGLCRICLRELAHEGKIPGVKKASW, from the coding sequence ATGACTCGGAAGGCACTGCTAGTAAAGCAGAGGAAGCAGCAGAAGTTCTCCACGAGGGAGTACAACAGGTGCCAGCGTTGTGGGCGGGCGCACGGTTTCTACCGTAAGTTCGGTCTGTGCCGCATCTGCCTCAGGGAGCTGGCGCACGAGGGGAAGATCCCCGGCGTAAAGAAAGCGAGTTGGTAG
- the rplN gene encoding 50S ribosomal protein L14 encodes MIQNESRLRVADNSGARSILTIRILGGSKRRSAGVGDVIVATVKEATPGGAVKKGEVVRAVVVRTAKETRRDDGSYIRFGENAGVIINQDGAPRGTRIFGPVARELREKGYTRIISLAPEVL; translated from the coding sequence ATGATCCAGAACGAATCCAGGCTAAGGGTCGCGGACAACTCGGGGGCGAGGAGCATCCTGACCATCCGTATACTCGGAGGCAGCAAGCGCCGTAGCGCGGGCGTCGGAGACGTGATCGTGGCGACCGTCAAGGAGGCGACTCCGGGCGGTGCGGTGAAGAAGGGCGAGGTTGTCCGGGCCGTCGTGGTCCGCACGGCCAAAGAAACCCGGCGCGACGACGGCTCCTACATCCGCTTCGGCGAGAACGCAGGCGTCATCATCAACCAAGACGGCGCGCCGCGCGGGACGCGCATCTTCGGGCCGGTGGCCCGGGAGCTGCGCGAGAAGGGGTACACGAGGATCATCTCGCTTGCCCCGGAGGTGCTTTAG
- the rpsQ gene encoding 30S ribosomal protein S17 has protein sequence MTEEEKNPQAGASPEETPADAPEAAGSEEEEREVVEDLAGEEAVAEGEVAEDLGTTAVKGPAFDQDEGQIQTDTERNRRKERVGLVVSDASEKTVTVTVETLIRHKKYKKRTRRTKKFMVHDEQNAAHVGDTVRIIETRPLSKRKRWRLANVISRAE, from the coding sequence ATGACCGAAGAAGAAAAGAACCCCCAGGCCGGGGCTTCGCCGGAGGAGACTCCCGCCGACGCTCCCGAGGCCGCCGGGTCAGAGGAAGAAGAACGTGAGGTTGTAGAAGACCTCGCGGGCGAGGAAGCCGTAGCCGAAGGTGAAGTCGCCGAAGACCTCGGTACGACGGCGGTCAAGGGCCCGGCTTTCGATCAGGACGAAGGGCAGATACAGACCGACACCGAGCGCAACCGTCGCAAGGAGCGCGTCGGGCTGGTCGTCTCGGACGCCTCGGAGAAGACCGTAACGGTTACCGTCGAGACGCTTATCCGGCACAAGAAATACAAGAAGCGCACCCGCCGGACAAAGAAGTTTATGGTCCACGACGAGCAGAACGCCGCTCACGTCGGGGATACGGTGAGGATCATCGAGACTCGCCCGCTCTCCAAGCGCAAGCGCTGGCGTCTCGCGAACGTTATATCGAGGGCCGAGTAA
- the rplR gene encoding 50S ribosomal protein L18: MAVMQKRAQREKRRNRIRRTIVGTPERPRLSVYRSNTNIYAQLVDDLDGRTIASADSRQVGDAESRTDAARKVGELIASRAKEAGIERAVFDRGGNKYHGRVAALAEGAREAGLKL, encoded by the coding sequence ATGGCAGTAATGCAGAAAAGGGCGCAGCGGGAGAAGCGGCGCAACCGCATCCGGCGGACCATCGTCGGTACACCGGAGCGGCCCCGGCTCTCCGTCTACCGCTCGAACACGAACATCTACGCGCAGCTTGTAGACGACCTCGACGGGCGTACCATCGCTTCGGCGGACTCGCGGCAGGTCGGGGATGCGGAGAGCCGGACCGACGCGGCCAGAAAGGTCGGAGAGCTGATCGCCTCTCGGGCGAAGGAGGCAGGCATCGAGCGTGCCGTCTTCGACCGGGGCGGAAACAAATATCACGGTCGCGTTGCGGCACTCGCTGAGGGTGCGCGCGAGGCCGGACTGAAACTTTAG
- the rplP gene encoding 50S ribosomal protein L16, which yields MLVPKKMKYRKPHRGKRRGNAKGGTEIEFGEYGLQAQDRGWITNRQIEAARIAMTRKIRRGGKVWINIFPHKAVTKKPAETRMGSGKGSPEEYVAVIKPGRVMFEMSGVSEELARDAMRLAAQKLPIKTRFISRGGVQ from the coding sequence ATGCTCGTACCCAAGAAAATGAAGTACCGCAAGCCGCATCGCGGCAAGCGGCGCGGAAACGCCAAGGGCGGGACGGAGATCGAGTTCGGCGAGTACGGGCTTCAGGCCCAGGACCGGGGCTGGATCACGAACCGCCAGATAGAGGCCGCCCGAATCGCGATGACGAGGAAGATCCGTCGTGGCGGTAAGGTCTGGATCAACATCTTCCCGCACAAGGCCGTGACAAAGAAACCCGCCGAGACCCGCATGGGGAGCGGCAAGGGTTCGCCGGAGGAGTACGTGGCCGTTATCAAGCCGGGCCGCGTCATGTTCGAGATGAGCGGCGTGTCCGAGGAACTCGCTCGCGACGCCATGAGGCTCGCGGCGCAGAAGCTCCCGATAAAGACCCGCTTCATCAGCCGGGGAGGTGTCCAGTAG
- the rplV gene encoding 50S ribosomal protein L22 yields the protein MKAIARYVRIAPRKARLVADQVRGKSVPVAIAELEYTNKKAAGIVSDVVRSAAANAEHNDGFDPDELFVTEIRVDEGPTIKRFRPRAMGRATMIRKRTSHVSVKLGDSPKVRVVAGRIVDTPGREEEN from the coding sequence GTGAAGGCGATAGCCAGGTACGTCCGCATCGCACCACGCAAGGCCCGTCTCGTCGCCGACCAGGTTCGGGGCAAGAGCGTACCCGTAGCGATAGCGGAACTCGAGTACACAAACAAGAAGGCCGCCGGAATAGTGAGCGATGTCGTCAGGAGCGCCGCCGCCAACGCGGAGCACAACGACGGCTTCGACCCGGACGAGCTTTTTGTTACCGAGATCCGGGTGGACGAAGGCCCGACCATAAAGAGGTTCAGGCCACGCGCGATGGGTCGGGCGACCATGATCCGCAAGCGTACGAGCCACGTCAGCGTAAAGCTCGGTGACTCGCCGAAGGTCCGCGTCGTGGCAGGCAGGATAGTAGACACGCCCGGACGCGAGGAGGAGAATTAG
- the rpmC gene encoding 50S ribosomal protein L29 — MKAAEVMELDVTEIEKRLADTRRELFNLRFQHATGQLENTGQIKEVRKNIARLLTVLNRKQQEN, encoded by the coding sequence GTGAAGGCCGCCGAGGTAATGGAGCTGGACGTTACGGAGATAGAGAAGAGGCTCGCGGACACGCGTCGGGAACTCTTCAACCTCCGCTTCCAGCACGCAACGGGACAGCTGGAGAACACGGGCCAGATCAAGGAAGTTCGCAAGAACATCGCGCGGCTTCTGACCGTACTGAACCGCAAGCAGCAGGAGAACTAG
- the rplF gene encoding 50S ribosomal protein L6: MSRIGKLPVELPQGVKAEVSGRAIKVTGSRGELTVPVGEGITVREEENQIVLERASESPKHKAQHGLTRSLLYNAVVGVTDGFSKTLVIAGVGYRAQLQGQNLGLQVGYSHPVSIEPRDGVTFEVPAPTTIIVRGIDKQTVGQIAAEIRKTRPPEPYKGKGIRYQDEVIRRKVGKAG; the protein is encoded by the coding sequence ATGTCGAGAATTGGAAAACTCCCGGTAGAACTGCCGCAGGGCGTGAAGGCCGAGGTCTCCGGCCGGGCGATAAAGGTAACCGGCTCCAGAGGTGAACTCACCGTACCCGTAGGTGAGGGAATCACCGTAAGGGAAGAGGAGAACCAGATCGTCCTTGAAAGAGCGTCGGAGTCCCCGAAGCACAAGGCGCAGCACGGCCTGACGCGGAGCCTGCTCTACAACGCCGTAGTTGGTGTTACGGACGGCTTCTCGAAGACGCTCGTCATCGCGGGCGTCGGGTACCGGGCGCAGCTTCAGGGGCAGAACCTCGGGCTTCAGGTCGGGTATTCGCACCCGGTCAGCATCGAGCCGAGGGACGGCGTTACGTTCGAGGTTCCGGCCCCGACGACCATCATCGTGCGTGGCATAGACAAGCAGACGGTTGGTCAGATCGCCGCCGAAATAAGGAAGACCCGTCCGCCGGAGCCGTACAAGGGCAAGGGCATTCGTTACCAGGACGAGGTTATCCGCCGCAAGGTCGGCAAGGCCGGATAG
- the rplO gene encoding 50S ribosomal protein L15: MRLNELSPAPGSTKSRKRVGRGIGSGLGKTSGKGHKGANSRSGAKRNSRFEGGQMPLQRRLPRLKGMARGRHTVARPKNYAPVNLSDLAEMSGDTIGLDELRTAGLVRKNANLVKILGNGEVGRAISVQAHAFSATAQEKIEAAGGKVEILES; this comes from the coding sequence ATGAGGCTGAACGAGCTATCCCCGGCTCCCGGCTCGACGAAGTCGCGCAAGCGCGTCGGTCGGGGCATCGGGAGCGGGTTGGGCAAGACAAGCGGCAAGGGTCACAAGGGGGCGAACAGCCGTTCGGGCGCGAAGCGCAACTCCCGCTTCGAGGGTGGTCAGATGCCGCTCCAGAGGCGTCTGCCGCGGCTCAAGGGCATGGCGCGGGGCAGGCACACCGTCGCACGGCCCAAGAACTACGCTCCGGTAAACCTGAGCGACCTCGCAGAGATGTCCGGTGATACCATTGGACTCGACGAGTTGAGGACCGCCGGGCTTGTCAGAAAGAACGCTAACCTCGTGAAGATCCTGGGGAACGGGGAAGTAGGCCGGGCCATCAGCGTACAGGCTCACGCTTTCTCGGCGACTGCTCAGGAGAAGATAGAGGCGGCCGGCGGCAAGGTCGAAATACTGGAGAGCTAG
- the rpsC gene encoding 30S ribosomal protein S3, translating into MGQKVHPEGFRLGVARKGEKVDFKSAWYSDRDFAELLGEDLKVRAHIEKKLSRAGIADVQIRKAAEQGEIVIDIHTARPGIVIGKGGSEVDALRGELEKLTKKKVQVNVREVSRPELNAALVAESIAEQLVGRAAFRRTMKRALTSAMRSGAKGARIQCGGRLGGIEMSRQETISEGQVPLHTLDADIQYGFREAKTQMGQIGVKVWINHGVADDTPEAVRR; encoded by the coding sequence GTGGGTCAGAAAGTACATCCCGAGGGATTTCGTCTAGGCGTAGCCCGCAAGGGAGAGAAGGTTGACTTCAAGAGCGCGTGGTACTCGGACAGGGACTTCGCCGAGCTTCTCGGCGAGGACCTGAAGGTTCGGGCGCACATCGAGAAGAAGCTCAGCCGCGCCGGAATAGCCGATGTCCAGATCCGCAAGGCCGCCGAGCAGGGTGAGATCGTCATAGACATCCACACCGCCCGGCCGGGCATCGTCATAGGCAAGGGCGGCAGCGAGGTCGATGCGCTTCGCGGCGAGCTTGAGAAGCTGACAAAGAAAAAAGTCCAGGTCAACGTCCGTGAGGTATCCAGGCCGGAGCTGAACGCGGCACTCGTTGCGGAGTCAATCGCCGAGCAGCTCGTGGGCCGGGCGGCGTTCCGGCGCACGATGAAGCGGGCGCTCACGAGCGCGATGCGCTCCGGTGCCAAGGGTGCTCGGATACAGTGCGGCGGCAGGCTCGGCGGCATCGAGATGAGCCGGCAGGAGACCATCAGCGAGGGTCAGGTCCCGCTGCACACGCTCGACGCGGACATCCAGTACGGGTTCCGCGAGGCAAAGACGCAGATGGGTCAGATCGGTGTGAAGGTCTGGATAAACCACGGCGTTGCGGACGACACGCCGGAAGCAGTGAGGCGATAA